A single genomic interval of Candidatus Methylomirabilota bacterium harbors:
- a CDS encoding tetratricopeptide repeat protein: protein MRRLTMLVLAIALMVGWGVAYQRLSQMGSALYRTPRALALYLRGQHGQAARAYRQGQRGHVWGDYNNDQSGFWALRAGDLALAQRRATTTLMLVPAAVEPRVTLGEIELERGQFPQALVHFGEILARQPDHVDALLLSAVASARAGDHGRAIDAINRALRHNTAGTRDTLLSRFLEIAGDLAAEPPGLRPLCLLAHLHRYLRIFDEASGLVAMTYARQAIAAGDRPADAYLTIGIVHDKRGEYVAALGAMQRAIAIDARHAEAYRWAAVEAGRLHEPALEYRMIRAAFAAAPTDPFYLAPVERVVMTWFGDARTMAALMQEAIDRDPSFAGAHERLARAAEALGDRERASTHKRLATELRPSRNGR from the coding sequence ATGCGCCGCCTGACGATGCTGGTGCTGGCCATCGCGCTCATGGTGGGCTGGGGCGTCGCCTACCAGCGCCTGAGCCAGATGGGCAGCGCGCTCTACCGGACCCCGCGGGCGCTGGCGCTCTATCTCCGCGGGCAGCATGGCCAGGCCGCGCGGGCCTATCGCCAGGGGCAACGCGGCCACGTGTGGGGCGACTACAACAATGATCAGTCGGGCTTCTGGGCCCTGCGCGCGGGCGACCTGGCGCTGGCCCAGCGCCGCGCCACCACCACTCTGATGCTCGTTCCCGCGGCGGTGGAGCCACGCGTGACGCTCGGCGAGATCGAGCTCGAGCGGGGGCAGTTCCCCCAGGCACTCGTCCACTTCGGTGAGATTCTGGCCCGCCAACCCGACCATGTCGACGCGCTCCTGCTCTCGGCCGTCGCCTCCGCCCGCGCCGGCGATCACGGCCGCGCGATCGACGCGATCAACCGGGCCCTGCGCCACAACACCGCGGGCACCCGCGACACCCTGCTGTCCCGGTTCTTGGAGATCGCCGGCGACCTCGCCGCCGAGCCCCCGGGCCTGAGGCCTCTGTGCCTGCTCGCCCATCTCCATCGCTACCTGCGCATCTTCGATGAGGCCAGCGGGCTCGTCGCCATGACCTACGCCCGGCAGGCGATCGCGGCCGGCGATCGCCCGGCCGACGCCTACCTGACGATCGGCATCGTCCACGACAAGCGCGGCGAGTACGTCGCGGCGCTGGGGGCCATGCAGCGGGCGATCGCCATCGACGCCCGGCACGCCGAGGCGTACCGCTGGGCCGCGGTGGAGGCCGGCCGGCTCCACGAGCCGGCCCTCGAGTACCGCATGATCCGCGCGGCATTCGCGGCGGCGCCGACCGATCCCTTCTATCTGGCGCCGGTCGAGCGGGTCGTGATGACCTGGTTCGGCGACGCCCGCACCATGGCGGCCCTCATGCAAGAGGCGATCGATCGCGATCCCAGCTTCGCCGGCGCGCACGAGCGCCTGGCCCGCGCCGCCGAGGCGCTCGGCGACCGCGAGCGGGCGTCGACGCACAAGCGCCTGGCGACCGAGCTCAGGCCGAGCCGGAACGGACGATGA
- a CDS encoding DUF4124 domain-containing protein: MTRRALLFGLVTAAVLVAQDGAHGKPHRWVDEQGNVHYSDQPPPGAAKPVEQASPPAGRPSEPIRPEPAREPVPAPRPAPAPPANPEPSGPPAVSSALPSEPERPEVVAPGIPVREIMNLSGLDHWIDYLANSGRGEFGRYRWRISQPDAAWAALTQAFRRDALAATAAQVLLRTVEPDDVAPLLAWLRAPLSRKITELQAELTAPARQQEYRTFVSKLPDAPPPAARIALIQRLERERQVAQFQVEMARAVRASMARVLSPLKTSTGRFRNGEEDDTRPRNEEWARFYAVTMMLFAYRSLTDEELAEDAQFSESPLGVRWLKIYEESLREALRIAEQRAAAALRGPTARRAE; this comes from the coding sequence ATGACGCGTCGGGCGCTCCTCTTCGGCCTCGTGACCGCCGCCGTGCTCGTGGCCCAGGATGGCGCCCACGGCAAGCCGCACCGCTGGGTGGACGAGCAGGGGAACGTGCATTACTCCGACCAGCCCCCGCCGGGCGCGGCGAAGCCGGTAGAGCAGGCGAGCCCACCGGCGGGCCGCCCGAGCGAGCCCATCCGCCCCGAGCCAGCGAGGGAGCCAGTGCCCGCGCCGCGGCCTGCGCCGGCGCCGCCCGCGAATCCCGAGCCGTCAGGCCCACCGGCAGTGTCGTCGGCGCTCCCGTCCGAGCCTGAGCGCCCCGAGGTCGTGGCGCCGGGGATACCCGTCCGGGAGATCATGAACCTCTCCGGGCTCGATCACTGGATCGATTACCTGGCGAACTCGGGGCGGGGTGAGTTCGGACGGTACCGGTGGCGGATCAGCCAGCCGGACGCGGCGTGGGCTGCGCTGACGCAGGCGTTTCGCCGGGACGCGCTGGCCGCCACGGCCGCCCAGGTGCTCCTCCGGACCGTCGAGCCCGACGACGTGGCGCCGCTGCTGGCCTGGTTGCGCGCGCCTCTCTCCCGGAAGATCACGGAGCTCCAGGCCGAGCTGACCGCGCCGGCGCGCCAGCAGGAGTACCGGACGTTCGTCTCCAAGCTGCCCGACGCTCCCCCGCCCGCCGCCCGCATCGCCCTCATCCAGCGGCTTGAGCGCGAGCGCCAGGTCGCGCAGTTCCAGGTCGAGATGGCCCGCGCCGTCCGCGCGAGCATGGCGCGGGTGCTCTCCCCGCTCAAGACGTCGACGGGGCGCTTTCGCAACGGCGAAGAGGACGACACCCGGCCCCGCAATGAAGAATGGGCGCGGTTCTACGCGGTGACCATGATGCTGTTCGCCTACCGGAGCCTCACCGACGAGGAGCTGGCCGAGGACGCGCAATTCTCCGAGTCTCCGCTCGGCGTACGGTGGCTGAAGATCTACGAGGAAAGCCTCCGGGAAGCGCTCCGCATCGCCGAGCAGCGCGCGGCGGCGGCCCTCAGGGGTCCCACGGCGCGGCGGGCGGAGTAA
- a CDS encoding xanthine dehydrogenase family protein molybdopterin-binding subunit produces MIGAPLRRREDVRFLTGQARYVADLELPRMLHVAFLRSPHAHARLVGIDAARARGVPGVAACLTGEELHRHVRPLRAPSRMKDYRPTDFPALALGKVRHAGEAVAAVVAESRYDAEDAVDLIEVEYAPLPAVAEVGVAMAEGSPLVHEDAGSNVLLSRAFGQGDVETALRGATAVVGDRFRFHRHAGVALENRACLAGFDAGNGALTLWTSTQIPGIVRDALAELLALPAQSVRVVAPDVGGGFGVKTVLYPEEITVAVLARRLGRPVKWVGDRREDLLSSTQAWDEVIDAELALDADGAIRGLRAQVVADIGAYSIYPWTASIEVIQVVSFLPGPYRVPHYRAQAFGVATNKAPMGPYRGVGRPVSVFVMEALLDRAGRRLGIDPLEVRRRNVIRPDELPYRSPSGIVWDSGSFAECLERAAEVAGYTGLREEQERGRAVGRRLGIGLGSYVELTGVGSAIPVSPGADIATGTEGATIRVEPGGGVTAIFGLACHGQGHETSLAQVVAAELGVKVDDVRVLHGDTGLSPHGTGTYASRSAVLGGGAAILAARAVRDKALAIAAHQLEASAGDLEIATGVIGVRGVPDRALTLAQVAAAAYAGTKRLPKGVEPGLEATRFYDPYFGTASNATHLAVVEVDPATCAVRVLRYVVVEDCGRIINPLIVEGQAIGGVVQGIGAALLEELVYAADGQLLTGTLMDYLVPTAGDVPAIEVHHVERPSPTTLGGFKGVGEGGTIGAPAAVANAVADALAPLGIEITELPVTGERLFRLLAARR; encoded by the coding sequence ATGATCGGCGCGCCGCTGCGGCGCCGCGAAGACGTCCGCTTCCTCACCGGACAGGCCCGTTACGTGGCCGACCTCGAGCTGCCGCGCATGCTGCACGTGGCCTTTCTCCGCAGCCCCCACGCCCACGCGCGCCTCGTCGGGATCGACGCGGCCCGGGCCCGCGGCGTGCCGGGCGTGGCCGCGTGCCTGACGGGAGAGGAGCTCCACCGCCACGTTCGCCCGCTCCGGGCGCCCTCGCGGATGAAGGACTACCGGCCGACCGACTTCCCCGCGCTCGCCCTCGGCAAGGTCCGCCACGCCGGCGAGGCCGTGGCGGCGGTCGTTGCGGAGAGCCGCTACGACGCCGAGGACGCCGTCGACTTGATCGAGGTGGAGTACGCGCCGCTCCCCGCCGTCGCCGAAGTCGGCGTGGCGATGGCCGAGGGGAGCCCGCTGGTGCACGAGGACGCCGGCAGCAACGTGCTCCTCTCGCGCGCGTTCGGGCAAGGCGACGTGGAGACGGCGCTCCGGGGGGCCACGGCGGTCGTCGGCGATCGCTTCCGGTTCCATCGCCATGCCGGCGTGGCCCTGGAGAACCGCGCCTGTCTGGCCGGCTTCGACGCCGGCAATGGAGCCCTGACGCTCTGGACGTCGACGCAGATCCCCGGCATCGTGCGCGACGCCCTGGCCGAGCTGCTGGCGCTCCCTGCCCAGAGCGTGCGCGTCGTGGCGCCCGACGTGGGCGGCGGCTTCGGGGTGAAGACTGTGCTCTACCCGGAGGAGATCACGGTCGCGGTGCTGGCGCGCCGGCTCGGCCGGCCGGTCAAGTGGGTCGGTGACCGGCGCGAAGATCTGCTCAGCAGCACGCAGGCCTGGGACGAGGTCATCGACGCCGAGCTGGCCCTCGACGCCGACGGCGCCATCCGCGGTCTCCGCGCGCAGGTCGTGGCCGACATCGGCGCCTACTCGATCTATCCGTGGACGGCGAGCATCGAGGTGATCCAGGTCGTGTCGTTTCTGCCGGGGCCGTACCGCGTGCCGCACTATCGCGCCCAGGCCTTCGGCGTGGCCACCAACAAGGCGCCAATGGGCCCCTACCGCGGCGTCGGGCGGCCGGTGTCGGTCTTCGTGATGGAGGCGCTGCTCGACCGCGCCGGCCGGCGGCTCGGCATCGACCCGCTGGAGGTCCGACGGCGCAACGTGATCCGCCCGGACGAGCTGCCCTATCGCTCGCCGTCGGGGATCGTGTGGGACAGCGGCTCCTTCGCCGAGTGTCTCGAGCGCGCCGCCGAGGTCGCCGGCTACACCGGGCTCCGCGAGGAGCAGGAGCGCGGGCGGGCGGTGGGGCGCCGGCTCGGCATCGGGCTGGGGTCCTACGTCGAGCTGACGGGCGTGGGCTCGGCCATTCCCGTCTCACCGGGCGCCGACATCGCGACGGGGACAGAGGGCGCGACCATCCGGGTGGAGCCGGGCGGAGGCGTGACGGCGATCTTCGGGCTGGCCTGCCACGGTCAGGGCCACGAGACGTCGCTCGCCCAGGTGGTGGCCGCCGAGCTCGGCGTGAAGGTGGACGACGTGCGCGTGCTTCACGGCGACACCGGGCTCAGCCCCCATGGCACCGGGACCTACGCCAGCCGCAGCGCCGTGCTGGGTGGGGGCGCCGCCATTCTCGCCGCGCGCGCCGTGCGCGACAAGGCCCTCGCCATCGCGGCCCATCAGCTGGAGGCCAGCGCGGGGGATCTGGAGATCGCCACAGGCGTGATCGGCGTGCGCGGCGTGCCCGACCGCGCCTTGACGCTCGCCCAGGTGGCGGCGGCCGCCTATGCGGGAACGAAGCGCTTGCCGAAGGGGGTGGAGCCGGGGCTGGAGGCGACACGCTTCTATGACCCGTACTTCGGCACCGCCTCCAACGCCACGCACCTGGCCGTGGTCGAGGTGGATCCTGCGACCTGCGCCGTGCGCGTGCTCCGCTACGTGGTGGTCGAAGACTGCGGTCGGATCATCAACCCGCTGATCGTGGAGGGGCAAGCCATCGGCGGCGTCGTCCAGGGCATCGGGGCCGCGCTGCTGGAGGAGCTCGTCTACGCCGCCGACGGCCAGCTTCTCACCGGCACTCTGATGGACTACCTCGTGCCCACGGCGGGCGACGTGCCGGCGATCGAGGTCCACCACGTGGAGCGGCCCTCGCCGACCACGCTGGGCGGCTTCAAGGGCGTGGGGGAAGGGGGAACTATCGGTGCCCCGGCCGCCGTCGCCAACGCCGTGGCCGACGCCCTGGCGCCGCTGGGGATCGAGATCACCGAGCTGCCGGTCACCGGCGAGCGGCTGTTCCGGCTCCTGGCCGCACGGCGCTGA
- a CDS encoding phenylacetate--CoA ligase produces the protein MSSYLEPEIETASRRMLGRLQEERLRAQVRHAYTSSPFYRRKLDAAGIQPEQIKTLADLQRLPFTTKDELKQDQAEHPLWGTLLAVPFEQCLRVHMTSATTGRPLAFLDTREDWYGFYHSYARSLYAFGVRQADVVMAAFSYGPWIGYWSGFYAAQDLGALVYPAGGLSTEQRIDTLRAYPITVLGCTPSYALFLAEQAQKKGIDLAKETKIRITWHTGEPGASIPATKAKIEAAFGARAFDLPGLTEIAAWGFECDARAGLTHVHEDYCYPEVLDEHDRPVRPGQRGELVFTSLYRKAMPLIRYRTRDIVQLADRPCPCGRTLVAFEGGVLARLDDMKKVRGIIVYPRRIEEIVRARPGVDEFQIVFRRVEGLDDILVRVDPAPSLALDERTWLAGALADDLRVGLGIRVNVETTEPGGLPRWDHKARRVLDERSEVPF, from the coding sequence ATGTCGAGCTATCTCGAGCCCGAGATCGAGACCGCCTCCCGCAGGATGCTGGGGCGGCTGCAGGAAGAGCGCCTGCGGGCCCAGGTCCGGCATGCCTACACCAGCAGCCCCTTCTACCGCCGCAAGCTCGACGCTGCCGGCATCCAGCCCGAACAGATCAAGACCCTGGCGGACCTCCAGCGCCTGCCCTTCACGACCAAGGACGAGCTGAAGCAGGACCAGGCCGAGCACCCGTTGTGGGGCACGCTGCTGGCCGTCCCCTTCGAGCAATGCCTGCGCGTGCACATGACCTCGGCCACCACCGGCCGGCCGCTGGCCTTTCTCGACACCCGAGAGGACTGGTACGGCTTCTATCATTCCTACGCCCGCTCCCTCTACGCCTTCGGCGTGCGCCAGGCCGACGTGGTGATGGCCGCGTTCTCCTACGGCCCCTGGATCGGCTACTGGTCGGGCTTCTACGCCGCCCAGGATCTGGGGGCGCTGGTCTATCCGGCCGGCGGCCTCTCGACGGAGCAGCGTATCGACACGCTCCGCGCGTACCCGATCACCGTGCTGGGCTGCACGCCCTCCTACGCGCTCTTCCTGGCCGAGCAGGCGCAGAAGAAGGGGATCGACCTCGCCAAGGAGACGAAGATCCGGATCACCTGGCACACCGGCGAGCCCGGCGCGTCCATCCCCGCCACCAAGGCCAAGATCGAAGCGGCGTTCGGCGCCCGGGCCTTCGACCTGCCCGGGCTCACCGAGATCGCCGCTTGGGGCTTCGAGTGCGACGCGCGGGCCGGCCTCACCCACGTGCACGAGGACTACTGCTATCCGGAAGTCCTCGACGAGCACGACCGGCCGGTGCGGCCCGGCCAGCGCGGCGAGCTGGTCTTCACGAGCCTCTACCGCAAGGCGATGCCGCTCATCCGCTACCGCACGCGCGACATCGTCCAGCTGGCCGACCGCCCCTGTCCCTGCGGACGGACGCTGGTGGCCTTCGAGGGTGGCGTGCTGGCGCGCCTGGACGACATGAAGAAGGTGCGGGGGATCATCGTCTACCCGCGCCGCATCGAAGAGATCGTGCGGGCGCGGCCGGGCGTGGACGAGTTCCAGATCGTCTTCCGCCGCGTCGAGGGTCTCGACGACATCCTGGTGCGCGTGGACCCGGCGCCGAGCCTGGCGCTCGACGAGCGCACGTGGCTGGCCGGGGCGCTGGCCGACGATTTGCGCGTGGGCCTGGGCATCCGCGTCAACGTGGAGACGACCGAGCCCGGTGGCCTGCCGCGCTGGGACCACAAGGCCCGGCGTGTCCTCGACGAGCGCAGCGAGGTCCCATTCTGA
- a CDS encoding (2Fe-2S)-binding protein, with protein MTDGVTVRLTVNGAAREGRCEPRKLLVDFLREDLGLTGTHVGCEHGICGACTIMLNGEAARSCIMLAVQADGAEIMTVEGLAQDGQLHPLQEAFREHHGLQCGFCTPGMLMTALDFLRVHPDPTEAEIREGISAVLCRCTGYQGIINAVKAAAPVLRRPR; from the coding sequence ATGACGGACGGAGTCACGGTGCGCCTGACCGTGAACGGGGCGGCCCGCGAAGGGCGCTGCGAGCCCCGCAAGCTGCTGGTGGACTTCCTGCGCGAGGACCTCGGGTTGACGGGCACGCACGTCGGCTGCGAGCACGGCATCTGCGGCGCCTGCACGATCATGCTCAACGGCGAGGCGGCGCGCTCGTGCATCATGCTCGCCGTTCAGGCGGACGGCGCGGAGATCATGACCGTCGAGGGGCTCGCGCAAGACGGCCAGCTCCATCCGCTCCAGGAGGCGTTCCGCGAGCACCATGGCCTGCAGTGCGGCTTCTGCACGCCCGGAATGCTCATGACGGCGCTCGACTTCCTGCGCGTCCACCCCGACCCGACGGAGGCGGAGATCCGCGAGGGGATCTCGGCCGTGCTGTGCCGCTGCACCGGCTACCAGGGGATCATCAACGCCGTGAAGGCCGCCGCGCCCGTCCTCCGCCGCCCGCGCTGA
- a CDS encoding xanthine dehydrogenase family protein subunit M — protein MKPPRFDYHAPTSVDEALSLLGRYGGDAKLLAGGQSLMPLLNFRLSRPAALIDLNRIPALAYMKEADGQVRFGAMTRQRAVEFSPVVQARLPLLQEATRWVGHLPIRTRGTIGGSIAHADPSAEYPAVLVALEGEVVVRGPGGERTLRPQQLFRTYLTTGLEADEILTEVRLPAMPAGAGYAFEEFARRHGDFAIVGIAAMVVVEGRHCRKARLATAGAGPVPVRLRAAEEILEKDGVGDAAIDAAAQSAGELVEPDSDIHASADYRRHLTRVLTARALRRAVVRAAGRPGAGVPASEASL, from the coding sequence ATGAAGCCGCCGAGGTTCGACTACCACGCTCCCACCAGCGTCGACGAGGCCCTGAGCCTGCTCGGGCGTTACGGGGGCGACGCCAAGCTCCTGGCCGGCGGCCAGAGCCTCATGCCGCTGCTGAACTTCCGCCTGAGCCGCCCGGCCGCGCTGATCGACCTCAACCGCATCCCCGCCCTCGCCTATATGAAGGAGGCGGACGGGCAGGTGAGGTTCGGGGCGATGACGCGCCAGCGCGCCGTGGAGTTCTCCCCGGTCGTGCAGGCACGGCTGCCGCTGCTCCAGGAGGCCACCCGCTGGGTCGGTCACCTGCCGATCCGGACGCGCGGCACCATCGGCGGCTCGATCGCGCACGCCGACCCCTCGGCCGAATATCCGGCCGTGCTCGTCGCGCTGGAGGGCGAGGTCGTCGTCCGCGGCCCCGGGGGCGAGCGGACGCTGCGCCCCCAGCAGCTCTTCCGGACCTACCTGACGACCGGCCTGGAGGCCGACGAGATCCTGACCGAGGTCCGCCTGCCCGCCATGCCGGCCGGCGCGGGGTACGCGTTCGAGGAGTTCGCGCGCCGCCACGGCGACTTCGCGATCGTGGGCATCGCGGCGATGGTGGTCGTCGAGGGCCGGCACTGCCGGAAGGCCCGGCTGGCCACGGCGGGAGCCGGCCCGGTGCCGGTTCGGCTCCGCGCGGCGGAGGAGATCCTCGAGAAGGACGGCGTCGGGGACGCAGCCATCGACGCCGCGGCGCAGAGCGCGGGGGAGCTGGTGGAGCCCGACTCCGACATCCACGCCTCGGCGGACTACCGGCGACATCTGACCCGCGTGCTGACGGCGCGCGCGCTCCGGCGGGCTGTCGTGCGAGCCGCAGGACGGCCGGGGGCTGGGGTCCCCGCGTCCGAGGCGAGCCTATGA